Below is a genomic region from Sphingomonas sp. KR3-1.
CGATCGGCATCGCGCCCCTGCCCGACGCGCCCGCCGGCCCGGTCGAGGTCGCAGTCCGGCCGAGCGAAGTCGCGCGAGACGACTTCCGCCTCGCCCACAAGACCAGCCGCCGCGGCTTCTACGACGCGGCGCGCCAGGCTTCGGGCGCCTGGGAAGTGGTGTTCACCGATGCGCAGGGCTTCCTCACCGAGGGCAGCTTCACCTCGATCTTCGTCGAGCGCGGCGGCATGCTGGTGACGCCGCCGCTGGCGCGCGGGCTCCTCCCGGGCGTGCTGCGCGCCGAGCTGATCGCGACCGGCCGCGCGGTGGAGGGCGACCTCACCCCCGCCGATCTCGCGGGCGGCTTTTACCTCGGCAATGCCCTTCGCGGACTGGTTTCAGCCGTAACGGTTGCGAAAGCCTAGAAGCGGGTCCTATAGGCCCGGCGTCTCCCCTCCGGAAAAGGCGCCATTCATGCAGACCTCGGCCGCGCTCAATCGTATCCAGCCCTCCGCCACGCTCGCGATGACGAGCCGGGTGTTCGAGCTGAAGCGCCAGGGGATCGACGTGATTGGCCTCGGCGCCGGCGAGCCCGATTTCGACACGCCCGACTTCGTCAAGGAAGCCGCGATCGAGGCGATCCGCGCGGGCAAGACCAAATATACCCAGGTCGACGGCACTCCGGAGCTCAAGCAGGCGATCATCGCCAAGTACGGCCGCGACAACGGCCTGGCCTATGCCGAGAACCAGATCAGCGTGAACTCGGGCGGCAAGCACACCTTGTTCAACGCCTTCTGCGCGACGATCGACGCGGGCGACGAAGTGATCATCCCGGCGCCCTATTGGGTGAGCTACCCGGACGTGGTCGAGTTCGCCGGCGGCAAGCCGGTCTTCATCTCGGCCGGCGCCGAGCAGGGCTACAAGATCAAGCCCGAGCAGCTCGAGGCCGCGATCACCGCGAAGACCAAGTGGGTCGTGCTCAACTCGCCGTCCAACCCGACCGGCGCCGCCTATTCGGCCGCCGAATTGAAGGCGCTGGGCGAAGTGCTCGAGCGCCATCCGCATGTGCTGATCTATGCCGACGACATGTACGAGCACATCCTCTACGACGGCTTCGAATTCGCCACGATCGCCCAGGTCTGCCCGTCGCTCTATGATCGCACGCTGACCGCCAACGGCGTGTCCAAGGCCTATGCGATGACCGGCTGGCGCATCGGCTATGCGGGCGGCCCGGCCTGGCTGATCAAGGCAATGGGCAAGCTCCAGTCGCAGTCGACGTCGAACCCGTCGAGCATCTCGCAGGCCGCGTCCGTGGCAGCCTTGAACGGCGACCAGGGCTTCCTCGCCGAGCGCGTCGCCGCCTTCCAGGGCCGCCGCGACCTCGTCGTGTCGATGCTCAACCAGATCAACGGCATGCACTGCCCGCGTCCGGAAGGCGCCTTCTACGTCTATCCCGAGTTCAGCCAGCTGATCGGCAAGACCACGCCCAAGGGCCAGAAGATCACCACCGACGAGGAGATGGTCACCTATCTGCTCGACGATGCGCGGGTCGCGGCGGTGCACGGCGCGGCGTTCGGCTTCTCGCCGGCGCTGCGGATCAGCTATGCGACGTCGGAGGCTTTGCTCACCGAGGCGTGCGGCCGCATCCAGGAAGCCTGCGCGGCCTTGCGCTAAGCCTCCGCGCATACGACATTGCGGCCATGCTCAAATGGTCGCTCCCCGCTGTCGCCCTCCTCGGAGCCGCGCTGTTCCTTGTCCCCGATGCGCTTTCGAGCGCGGGGATGGTCGAGCGCGCGGTGCCGGTGCCCGTCCCCACGCTCGATGTGAAACCGGGCAAGGGCGAGCAGGTCGCAGTGCTCGCCGGGGGCTGCTTCTGGGGCATGGAAGCGGTCTTCCAGTCGGTGAAGGGCGTGCATTCGGTGACGACGGGCTATGCCGGCGGCACGCCGCAGACCGCCACCTATGACCAGGTCTCGACCGAGCGGACCGCCCATGCCGAGGCGGTGCGCATCGCCTATGATCCGCGCAAGGTCAGCTACGGCACCCTGCTGCGCGTCTATTTCTCCGTCGCGCACGATCCGACCCAGCTCAATCGCCAATATCCCGATACCGGCTCCAGCTATCGCTCGGCGATCTTCCCGCAGGATGCGGAGCAGCGCAGCGTCGCCGCCGCCTATATCGCGCAGCTGACCAGGGCGAAGGCCTTCTCCAGGCCGATCGTCACCAAGCTGGAGACCGGCGGCTTCTATCCAGCCGAAGAGTACCACCAGGACTTCTTCTGGCGGCACCCGACGCATCCCTACATCGTGCGCTGGGACAAGCCCAAGGTCGCGGCGTTCCGGAACGCCTATCCGCAGCTGGTGAATTGACGGCCCAGCCGTCGCCCCGGCGAAAGCCGGGGTCTCGTGGGGCAGGCGGGCGCTAGCGGCCTGCGATCCGGGCCTTTGCTGGCATGACGGTTTCCGTCAGATCAGTCCCAGCCCCGCCAATTCCCCCATCAGCGCGGGCGGCAGTTCGTCCAGCCCCGCCCCGGCCTCGCCCAGGTCCTTGGGCGCGTCGGCATCTTCGAGATAGCGCCAGCCCTGGTGCGCGCGCTTGGGCCGGGCGGCGACCAGGATAAGCTTCGGCTCCATCAGGATCGCGGTGCGCCCGCCCTCGGCCTCGCCGAAGCCGACGATCGGCGTGCGGCCGATCAGCTGGTGCTTGAGGATCCAGAACAGCGAGCCCTGCCCGCCGATCTCCTCGTGCCGCTTGGGCAAATAGCGGGTGGTCAGCCCCCAGGGGTTCGCGCGCGATGCGAGGCGCTCGGCGAGATACTCAACGGAATCGCACCCGAAGGCGACTTTGGTCAGATGCAGTGGCACGCCCCTGATTTGGAGGCGCAGCCGCTCGCGATCAAGTCAGCTGCCGAGGCCCGCCAGCGTGGCGAGGCCGAGGAAGGAGAAGAATCCCATCACGTCGGTCATCATCGTGACGAACACCGCCGAGGAGACCGCGGGATCGACGCGCAGCCGGTCGAGCGTCAGCGGCACCAGCACGCCCGAAAGCCCGGCGATCAGGTTGTTGATGATCATCGCCAGCCCGATCACCAGCGCCAGCATCGGGATATGATAGATCAGCAGCGTGCCCAGCCCGATCGCGAGCCCCAGCGAGGCGCCGTTGGCCGCGGCGATGCGGAACTCGCGCACGATCATGCGCACCGTGTTGGTGTCGGTCAGCTGGTTGGTCGCGATCGCGCGCACCACCACCGCCAGCGTCTGGGTGCCGGCATTGCCTCCCATTCCCGATACGATCGGCATCAGCACCGCGAGCAGCGCGAACTTGGCGATCGTGCCTTCGAACAGCCCGACCACCGATGCCGCGATGATCGCGGTGAACAAATTGACGAACAGCCAGGTCAGCCGCGTCCGCACGGTGAGCAGCACCGGCTCGTTGATGTCGCCTTCGCCGGCGCCCGACAGGCGCAGGATGTCCTCGCCGGCCTCTTCGGAAATGATGTGGACCACGTCGTCGACCGTGATCACGCCGACCAGCCGCCCGCTGGGATCGACCACCGCGGCGGAGATCAGCGCGTATTTCTGGAAGCGCAGCGCCACTTCCTCCTGGTCCATGTCGACCGGGATCAGCGTCTGCTCGCGCTTCATCACGTCGCCCATCGACACGACGCGCGGGGTGCGCAGGATCCAGGACAGCGCGCAGGTGCCGACCGGCTTGTGCGCCGGATCGACGATGAAGATCTCCCAGAAGTCGGTCGCCAGGTCCTCGTTCTTGCGCAGATAGTCGAGCACGTCGCCGACGGTCCAATGCTCGGGCACCGCGATCAGCTCGCGCTGCATCAGGCGGCCGGCGGACTCCTCGGGATAGGACAGCGCCTCCTCGATCGCGGCGCGGTCGTCGGGGTCGAGCGCGCGGAGCACCTCGCGCTGGTCCTCGACGTCCATGTCCTCGATGATCGCGACGGCGTCGTCGGTATCGAGCTCGGAGGCGATGTTGGCGACCTGGTGCGGTTCGAGCGCGTCGACCAGCGCCTCGCGCACCCAGTCGTTCATCTCGGCGAGCACGTCGCCGTCGATCAGGTCGGCGATCGCATCGACCAGCGCCGGGCGCGCCTCGGCCGGCGTCAGCTCGACCAGATCGGCGATGTCGGCGGGGTGGAGCGGCTCGGCCAGCTCGTGCGCGCGGGCGGAGTCGCCGGCATGGACCGCGTCGAGCACGGCATCGACGAACTCCGGCCGCAGCCGGTCGTCCGCGTCGAGCTGGGACTCGGGAGCCGGGCTATCTGCTTGAAGTTCGGTCTCGCTCATCGTTCGACCTCCCTGTTTGGCCCCGCCCCGCCGCTGCCACCCTGCGCCGCGATTTGCAAGTCGCCCCGCACGCCATTACGTGCGGTGCAAATCGTTCTCAGGAGTAACAACGTGTCCGAACCGACCAAGCTCATCATGACCCTCGACACCGGCGACGTGACCATCCAGCTGCGCCCCGATCTCGCGCCCCAGCATGTCGAGCGGATCGCGACGCTGGCGGACGAGGGTTTCTATGACGGGGTGATCTTCCACCGCGTGATCGACGGCTTCATGGCCCAGGGCGGCGACCCCACCGGCACCGGCATGAGCGGCTCGCAGCTGCCCAACCTGCCCGCCGAGTTCAGCCGCGAGCCGCATGTCCGCGGCGTCTGCTCGATGGCGCGCACGATGGATCCGAACAGCGCCAACTCGCAGTTCTTCATCTGCCTCGACGACGCGACCTTCCTCGACGGCCAGTATACCGTGTGGGGCGTGGTGACCGAGGGCATGGACCATGTCGACGCGCTCCCCAAGGGCGAGCCGCCGCGCAACCCGGGCAAGATCGTCAAGGCGCGCACCGAGGCGTAAGGCCTTCTCGAGCCCCTTCCCTTCAGGGGAGGGGTTGGGGTGGGGCTTGTCCGCGGGCGAAGCGCTCGGCGAGACGCCCCCACCCCGCAACTTCCTACGCCACCCGGTCGGCGCCGAGCACGTCGATCAGCCAGTCGTGGAACAGCTTGACCGGCCGCGTGGTCAGCGCGCGCGGGCGGCAGACGAACCAGTAGCTGTAGTCGCTCTCCACCGTCAGGTCGAAGAGCTGGACGAGCCGGTCGTCGCGCGCCGCCTCGAAATGCGATTCGAGCATGAACGCCACGCCCAGCCCCTGCGCCGCCGCCTCGAGCATCAGCGTGCCCGAATCGAAATGGTCGATCGCGGCGGGCTCGATCTCCATGTCCGAGAGACCCGCCGCCGCGCGCCACGCGGTGAAGGTGTCCGCCATGTCGCGGTGGACCAGCGCGGTCAGCTTCGAGAGCTGCTCGGGCCGGGTGATCGGATCCGGCCCCTCGAGCAGCGAGCGCGCGCCGATCACATAGACGCGGTTGCGGTCCAGCCGCTTCGAATAGAGCGTCGGGTCGATGTCGCGCGCCACCACGATCGCCGCGTCGAGGCCGTCGCCCAGCCGCGCCACGGCATGGCCGCCGGTATCGACGTCGAGATGCAGCTCGGGATGCTTGCGCTTGAGGTCGCCCATGTGCGGCATCAGCCGCTGCGTCGCGAACAGCGGCAGCAGGCCCAGACGCAGGCGGAGCAGCTCGGTCCCGCTGGTCATCGTCTCGACCGCGTCGGCCATGGTGTCGAGCGCCGGCGCGATCATGCCGAGCAGCCGGTCGCCATCGTCGTTGAGCTTGAGCGCCTGGTGGCGCCGCTCGAACAGCGGCTTGCCGATGAAGCGCTCGAGCGCCTGGACGCGGCGGCTGAGCGCGGGGGAGGACAGCGCCAGCTCCTCGGCGGCGGCCTTGATCGATCCCAGCCGGGCGACCTGCACGAACGCCTCGATGGCCGTCAGCGGGGGAAGTCGTCGCATATCGCTCTCTTTTTGTTGCGCTGCGTCATTATCCTTGGCGGGTGTTTCACGCCACGCCAATGCCCTTTTGGGTGTTAGGCATATATCACCCCAGTTATTCGCGATTGCAAGTTATGCACGCGTTAATGTTTCTTTTCGCACTTGCACAAAAACCGGCCGCACTGCACAAAGCACGTGCCTTTCAGGCATCCTCTCCTAAAACTTTCCCGGCCGGTCCTCGTGATCGGCCTTTTTTTTGTGCAACTCATCCCTAGCTTCTGCGTCTCACGCCTGGGGAGAACAGAAAATGGCGGACGAAGAAGCGCAGCCCACCCGGCTGCAGGTTGCCAATGCCCGGCCCGAGGATAGCGGCCGCGGCCTCGCGCATCTGCCGCGCTCGCTGATGGCGCGGCTCGGCCTCACCGAAGGCGATGTGATCGAGATCATCGGCAAGCGCACCACCCCGGCGCTCGCCGTGCTGCCCTATGCCGAGGACGAGGGCCTCGAGATCCTGCGGATCGACGGTCTCCAGCGCGCCAATGCCGGCGTCGGCTCGGGCGATTTCGTCGAGGTACGCAAGGGCGTCTCCAAACCCGCGACTCGCGTGGTCTTCGCGCCCGCCCAGCAGAACCTCCGCCTCCAGGGCAGCGGCGAGGCGTTGAAGCGCGTCTTCTTCCAGCGCCCGCTGGCGCAGGGCGACGTCGTCGCCACGGCCGGCCAGCAGCGCGCCGACATCCCGCCCCAGGTCGCCCAGTTCCTCCGCGCGCCCGCTTATGCGCTGCAGGAGATCCGCCTCACCGTCGTCGCGGCGAGCCCCAAGGGCATCGTCCATATCGACGAGAATACCGAGGTCGAGCTGCGCCCCGAATATGAGGAAGCCACGGGCGACGCGCGCCGCGCCGACGTCACCTATGACGATATCGGCGGCATGGCCGCCACGATCGACCAGCTGCGCGAGATGGTCGAGCTGCCCTTGCGCTATCCCGAGCTGTTCCAGCGCCTCGGCGTCGATCCGCCCAAGGGCGTGCTGCTCCATGGCCCGCCCGGCACCGGCAAGACGCGCCTCGCCCGCGCCGTCGCCAACGAATCGGACGCGCAGTTCTTCCTGATCAACGGGCCCGAGATCATGGGCTCGGCGTACGGCGAATCCGAAGGGCGGCTGCGCCAGATCTTCGAGGAAGCAGCCAGGGCGGCCCCGTCGATCGTCTTCATCGACGAGATCGATTCGATCGCGCCCAAGCGCGGCCAGGTCTCGGGCGAGGCGGAGAAGCGCCTCGTCGCGCAGCTGCTCACCCTGATGGACGGGCTCGAGGCGCGCGCCAACATCGTCGTCATCGCCGCCACCAACCGGCCCGATGCGATCGACGAGGCGCTCCGCCGCCCGGGCCGCTTCGACCGCGAGATCGTCGTCGGCGTGCCCGACGAGCGCGGCCGCCGCGAGATACTCGGTATCCACACGCGCGGCATGCCGCTCGGCGATCGCGTCGATCTCGGCGAGCTCGCGCGGACCACCTATGGCTTTGTCGGTGCCGACTTGTCCGCGCTCGCCCGCGAGGCGGCGATCGAGGCGGTGCGCCGGATCATGCCCAAGCTTGACCTGGAGAAGGGCACGATCCCGCCCGAGGTGCTCGATACGCTCGCCGTCACCCGCGAGGATTTCCTCGAGGCGCTGAAACGCGTCCAGCCTTCGGCGATGCGCGAAGTGATGGTCGAGGCGCCGCGCGTCCGCTGGGAGGATGTCGGCGGGCTCGACGATGCCCAGATGCGCTTAAAGGAAGGCGTCGAGCTGCCCTTGAAGGACCCCGACGCGTTCCGCCGCCTCGGCATCCGCCCGGCCAAGGGCTTCCTGCTCTATGGCCCGCCCGGCACCGGCAAGACCTTGCTCGCCAAGGCCGTCGCGCGCGAGGCGGAGGCGAACTTCATCGCCACCAAGTCGAGCGACCTGCTCAGCAAATGGTACGGTGAATCCGAGCAGCAGATCGCCCGGCTCTTCGCCCGCGCCCGCCAGGTCGCGCCCTGCGTGATCTTCATCGACGAGCTCGATTCGCTGGTCCCTGCCCGCGGCGGCGGCCTCGGCGAGCCCCAGGCGACCGAGCGCGTGGTCAACACGATCCTGTCCGAGATGGACGGGCTCGAAGAGCTGCAATCGGTGGTGGTGATCGGCGCGACCAATCGCCCCAACCTGATCGATCCGGCGCTGCTCCGCCCGGGCCGGTTCGACGAGCTGATCTATGTCGGCGTCCCCGATGCCGCCGGCCGCGAGCGGATCCTCAGGATCCAGACCGAGAAGATGCCGCTCGCCGGCGACGTCGATCTCAAGGCGATCGCGGGCAAGACCGAGCGCTATACCGGTGCCGACCTGGAAGACGTGGTCCGCCGCGCCGGCCTGGTCGCGCTGCGCCAGTCGCTCCAGACCAAGGAAGTGACCCAGGCGCATTTCGAAGAGGCGCTCGCCGATTCGCGCGCCACGGTCACGCCCGAGATGGAGGACGAGTATCTGGCGATGTCCGGCCGGCTCAAGCAGCAGGCCTCGGCGATCCAGCCGCTCGGCTTCATCGCCCCGGGCATGCTGCGCGGCCACGGGCCGAAGGGCGAGGGCTGATAAATCCTCCCCCGGAGGAGTGTTGGGTTGGATTGCCCCCGGCAATCCAAGCCCGTGCCGGGGGCACGGGCGACCCAACACTGGGGACCAGCCGCAGGCTGGTGGAGGGGGCCAGCCACAGGCGATATCGTCGGTGGCTTTCCCTCTCCACCACCGCCTAACGGCGGCGGTCCCCCTCTCCCTCCGGGAGAGGACTTGAAGGACCCCGCGTCGCCACCCAGGCGTAGACCAGCAGGCAGCCCAGCCACCCCGCCGCGGTGAGATACGGCAGCGGCCGCCACAGCTCGTACAGCCCGACCCCCAGCGACGGCCCGAGCACGAACGCCGCGCCGTTCACCGAGGTGACCTTGCCCGCCACCGATCCCTGTGCCTCCGGCCCGACGCCGAGCGAGGCGCCGGCGGTGAAGCCGGGCCGCGCCAGCCCCATGCCGAGCGCCGTCACCGCATAGCCGAGCGCGATGCCGTAGAGCGACGTCGCCGTCCCCACCGCGACGCAGCCCAGCGCCCCCAGCGCCGCGCCGGCCAGGATCAGCGCGCGCGGCTTCAGGTCGAGCATCGGGATCAGCCCCCATTGCGCGAGCAGCGACGATCCCGCGCCGATCATCAGCACCAGCCCGGTCGGGTGGATCGCATCGATCGGCGCCACGTGCATCCGGTCGATGATCAGGAAGCCGATCGCCTGGCCGGTCATCGCCTGGGCATGGCCGACGATCAGCCCGGCGATGATCCAGGCGCGGATGCGTGGGTCGAAATAGCGGACATTCTCGCTGGTCTCGGCGGTCGCGGCGGTCACCGTCGCGCCGGTGCCCTGCCCGCCGATCGAGGGATAGGAGGCCGCGGCGCCATGCGCATTGCCCTCGTCCTTGGAAAGCCCGCGCGCTGCGGCGATCCAGATCACCACCCCTACCGCGCTCGCGGCAAAGGCGGGGCCCGCCAGCCCGATCATCGGCCCGCCCGGCCACAGCCGCCCCATCACCAGCAGCGGCGCGATCGCCGGGCCCAGGATCGTGCCGAGCCCGAAGGCGGAGGCGAGCAGCGTCAGCGCGCCGGTGCGTTCCTCGCGGCTCGTGCGTCCGGCGACGATCGCCTGCACCGCCGGCGGCGCCGCCGCGCCGAACGCGCCATAGAGCATCCGCCCCAGGATGAAGGCGATGAAGGTCGCCGCCGGCCCGAGCAGCCCGTTGATCCCCATCGCCAGGCATAGGCCGCACAGCCCCAGCGACACGGTGAAGCCGGCCACCCCGACCAATACCATCGCGCGCCGCCCGTGCCGGTCCGACCGGTTGGCCCAGAAGGGCGCGGCGATCACCCAGAGCAGCGCCGAGACCGAGAACACCGCGGCGACCGCGCTGTCGGGCGCGTGGAGCGAGCGGCCGAGCGCGGGCAGCACCGATTGCAGCGCGGTATTGCCCGCCGCGATGACGAGCATGACGGTGAAGAGCAGGCCGAAGGTCCGGTCGAAATGCCGAAACCTCATTTGCGCTCCCAGCTGTAGCTGCGCCCGATTGCGGCGACATGGAGCATGTACCATTTGTACCAGCGCCCGCGGCCCTTCTCGCGCGTCGCCGCGTGTTCCGGATGCTTGCGCCAGGCGACCGCGCTCGCCTCGTCGGCCCAATAGCTCAGCGTGATCGCCTGGCCGCTCGCGTCGCCGACATGATCGACGCCGCGATAGCCCGGCTGCTGCGCCGCCAGCGCGTCCATCGCCGCTGCGGCGGCGGCATAGCCCTCGGCGTCCTCGCCGGTGCGCTCGGAGATGAACAGGACGGCGGTTTGCCCGGTGCGATCCTCTGCCATGGGTCGCCGACTTAAGCCCCTCTCCCTATTTCGTCACCCCCGCGAAAGCGGGGCCCATCTCCTGGACCCTCCACGATCGCAACGGTGGTATTTGCTCCGCGCGCACGAGATGGGTCCCCGCTTTCGCGGGGATGACGGTTGAGGCATGGGGCTGGGTATGATCACCGATTGGCATTTCTACGCGCTCGCCGTCCCCGCGGTGATCCTGCTCGGCCTGAGCAAGGGCGGGTTCGCCGGCATGGGCGCGCTCTCGCTCCCGCTGCTCGCCTTCGCGATCGATCCCGTCCGCGCCGCCGCGATCACGCTGCCGATCCTGATCGCGCAGGATGTTGTCGGCGTATGGGCCTTC
It encodes:
- the msrA gene encoding peptide-methionine (S)-S-oxide reductase MsrA translates to MLKWSLPAVALLGAALFLVPDALSSAGMVERAVPVPVPTLDVKPGKGEQVAVLAGGCFWGMEAVFQSVKGVHSVTTGYAGGTPQTATYDQVSTERTAHAEAVRIAYDPRKVSYGTLLRVYFSVAHDPTQLNRQYPDTGSSYRSAIFPQDAEQRSVAAAYIAQLTRAKAFSRPIVTKLETGGFYPAEEYHQDFFWRHPTHPYIVRWDKPKVAAFRNAYPQLVN
- a CDS encoding MFS transporter codes for the protein MRFRHFDRTFGLLFTVMLVIAAGNTALQSVLPALGRSLHAPDSAVAAVFSVSALLWVIAAPFWANRSDRHGRRAMVLVGVAGFTVSLGLCGLCLAMGINGLLGPAATFIAFILGRMLYGAFGAAAPPAVQAIVAGRTSREERTGALTLLASAFGLGTILGPAIAPLLVMGRLWPGGPMIGLAGPAFAASAVGVVIWIAAARGLSKDEGNAHGAAASYPSIGGQGTGATVTAATAETSENVRYFDPRIRAWIIAGLIVGHAQAMTGQAIGFLIIDRMHVAPIDAIHPTGLVLMIGAGSSLLAQWGLIPMLDLKPRALILAGAALGALGCVAVGTATSLYGIALGYAVTALGMGLARPGFTAGASLGVGPEAQGSVAGKVTSVNGAAFVLGPSLGVGLYELWRPLPYLTAAGWLGCLLVYAWVATRGPSSPLPEGEGDRRR
- a CDS encoding peptidylprolyl isomerase, coding for MSEPTKLIMTLDTGDVTIQLRPDLAPQHVERIATLADEGFYDGVIFHRVIDGFMAQGGDPTGTGMSGSQLPNLPAEFSREPHVRGVCSMARTMDPNSANSQFFICLDDATFLDGQYTVWGVVTEGMDHVDALPKGEPPRNPGKIVKARTEA
- a CDS encoding CDC48 family AAA ATPase is translated as MADEEAQPTRLQVANARPEDSGRGLAHLPRSLMARLGLTEGDVIEIIGKRTTPALAVLPYAEDEGLEILRIDGLQRANAGVGSGDFVEVRKGVSKPATRVVFAPAQQNLRLQGSGEALKRVFFQRPLAQGDVVATAGQQRADIPPQVAQFLRAPAYALQEIRLTVVAASPKGIVHIDENTEVELRPEYEEATGDARRADVTYDDIGGMAATIDQLREMVELPLRYPELFQRLGVDPPKGVLLHGPPGTGKTRLARAVANESDAQFFLINGPEIMGSAYGESEGRLRQIFEEAARAAPSIVFIDEIDSIAPKRGQVSGEAEKRLVAQLLTLMDGLEARANIVVIAATNRPDAIDEALRRPGRFDREIVVGVPDERGRREILGIHTRGMPLGDRVDLGELARTTYGFVGADLSALAREAAIEAVRRIMPKLDLEKGTIPPEVLDTLAVTREDFLEALKRVQPSAMREVMVEAPRVRWEDVGGLDDAQMRLKEGVELPLKDPDAFRRLGIRPAKGFLLYGPPGTGKTLLAKAVAREAEANFIATKSSDLLSKWYGESEQQIARLFARARQVAPCVIFIDELDSLVPARGGGLGEPQATERVVNTILSEMDGLEELQSVVVIGATNRPNLIDPALLRPGRFDELIYVGVPDAAGRERILRIQTEKMPLAGDVDLKAIAGKTERYTGADLEDVVRRAGLVALRQSLQTKEVTQAHFEEALADSRATVTPEMEDEYLAMSGRLKQQASAIQPLGFIAPGMLRGHGPKGEG
- a CDS encoding antibiotic biosynthesis monooxygenase, giving the protein MAEDRTGQTAVLFISERTGEDAEGYAAAAAAMDALAAQQPGYRGVDHVGDASGQAITLSYWADEASAVAWRKHPEHAATREKGRGRWYKWYMLHVAAIGRSYSWERK
- a CDS encoding DUF1489 domain-containing protein; this translates as MPLHLTKVAFGCDSVEYLAERLASRANPWGLTTRYLPKRHEEIGGQGSLFWILKHQLIGRTPIVGFGEAEGGRTAILMEPKLILVAARPKRAHQGWRYLEDADAPKDLGEAGAGLDELPPALMGELAGLGLI
- the mgtE gene encoding magnesium transporter, translated to MSETELQADSPAPESQLDADDRLRPEFVDAVLDAVHAGDSARAHELAEPLHPADIADLVELTPAEARPALVDAIADLIDGDVLAEMNDWVREALVDALEPHQVANIASELDTDDAVAIIEDMDVEDQREVLRALDPDDRAAIEEALSYPEESAGRLMQRELIAVPEHWTVGDVLDYLRKNEDLATDFWEIFIVDPAHKPVGTCALSWILRTPRVVSMGDVMKREQTLIPVDMDQEEVALRFQKYALISAAVVDPSGRLVGVITVDDVVHIISEEAGEDILRLSGAGEGDINEPVLLTVRTRLTWLFVNLFTAIIAASVVGLFEGTIAKFALLAVLMPIVSGMGGNAGTQTLAVVVRAIATNQLTDTNTVRMIVREFRIAAANGASLGLAIGLGTLLIYHIPMLALVIGLAMIINNLIAGLSGVLVPLTLDRLRVDPAVSSAVFVTMMTDVMGFFSFLGLATLAGLGS
- a CDS encoding LysR substrate-binding domain-containing protein, translating into MRRLPPLTAIEAFVQVARLGSIKAAAEELALSSPALSRRVQALERFIGKPLFERRHQALKLNDDGDRLLGMIAPALDTMADAVETMTSGTELLRLRLGLLPLFATQRLMPHMGDLKRKHPELHLDVDTGGHAVARLGDGLDAAIVVARDIDPTLYSKRLDRNRVYVIGARSLLEGPDPITRPEQLSKLTALVHRDMADTFTAWRAAAGLSDMEIEPAAIDHFDSGTLMLEAAAQGLGVAFMLESHFEAARDDRLVQLFDLTVESDYSYWFVCRPRALTTRPVKLFHDWLIDVLGADRVA
- a CDS encoding pyridoxal phosphate-dependent aminotransferase yields the protein MQTSAALNRIQPSATLAMTSRVFELKRQGIDVIGLGAGEPDFDTPDFVKEAAIEAIRAGKTKYTQVDGTPELKQAIIAKYGRDNGLAYAENQISVNSGGKHTLFNAFCATIDAGDEVIIPAPYWVSYPDVVEFAGGKPVFISAGAEQGYKIKPEQLEAAITAKTKWVVLNSPSNPTGAAYSAAELKALGEVLERHPHVLIYADDMYEHILYDGFEFATIAQVCPSLYDRTLTANGVSKAYAMTGWRIGYAGGPAWLIKAMGKLQSQSTSNPSSISQAASVAALNGDQGFLAERVAAFQGRRDLVVSMLNQINGMHCPRPEGAFYVYPEFSQLIGKTTPKGQKITTDEEMVTYLLDDARVAAVHGAAFGFSPALRISYATSEALLTEACGRIQEACAALR